The following proteins are co-located in the Malus sylvestris chromosome 13, drMalSylv7.2, whole genome shotgun sequence genome:
- the LOC126597521 gene encoding phytosulfokine receptor 1: protein MGVQDFWVFIFVIGFCLQARVSSSQNLTCNPNDLKALEDFMNGIDSVIDGWGSNFSPDCCKWAGITCNSSSSLGLNDSIDTYRVVKLELPKRRLAGNLSASLGTLDQLRTLNLSQNFLKHSLPISLFHFPNLEFLDLSSNDFSGPIPFDIELPSIQFLEISQNFLNGTLPASICDKSTQLRALKLAVNYFSGNLPPGLGNCTSLEDLCLGMNNFNGGVPEGLFRLRNLSRLNIQDNKLSGVLSEEFGNLTNLVYLDISTNEFSGTIPDVFHSLGRLQNLVLHSNRFGGRIPPSLSSSSTISLLNLRNNSLQGTIDLNCSAMTSLTSLDLGSNQFDGPIPSNLPSCRHLNNVNLARNNFTGEIPESFKSFHSLSYLSLSNSSLSNISSALQILQQCQNLTTLVLTLNFRGEEFPADPTLRFEKLKVLIIANCRLTGVIPQWLSTSSRLQLLDISWNQLQGTIPVWFGNFGSLFYLDLSNNSFTGEIPRSLTGLPSLISGRISIEEPSPDFPLFMKRNVSARGLQYNQVWSFPPTLELSNNNLSGPIWQEFGKLKLLHVLDLKCNNLSGPIPSNLSGMACLETLDLSHNKLSGTIPPSLVKLSFLSKFSVADNQLYGVIPTGGQFGTFPNSSFEGNNLWGDHAPRSSKEHYPLGNPSKSRKNRGVIVGIAVGIVFGTALVLALVFTILVRAHRRREVDPEREDHDTNEKDLEESGSKLVVLFQNKDANKELSIDDLLQSTNNFDQANIIGCGGFGLVYKASLPDGKKVAIKRLSGDCGQMDREFHAEVETLSRAQHPNLVHLQGYCTYKSDRLLIYSYMENGSLDYWLHEKSDGPTSLDWNVRLQIAQGAARGLAYLHQSCEPHILHRDIKSSNILLDGNFKAHLADFGLARLIDPYDTHVTTDLVGTLGYIPPEYGQASVATYKGDVYSFGVVLLELLTGRRPMDMCKPKGSRDLISWAFQMKREKRESEVFDPFICDKQHDEELLCVFEIACLCLSGCPKVRPSTQQLVSWLENINTKKV, encoded by the coding sequence ATGGGTGTTCAAGATTTCtgggttttcatttttgttattgGGTTTTGCTTACAAGCTCGGGTTTCGAGCTCTCAAAACCTGACATGCAATCCAAACGATTTGAAGGCATTGGAGGATTTCATGAACGGTATAGATTCTGTGATTGATGGGTGGGGTAGCAATTTCTCACCTGATTGCTGCAAATGGGCAGGCATCACTTGcaattcttcttcctctctcggATTGAACGATTCCATTGATACTTATAGAGTGGTTAAGTTGGAGCTTCCAAAGAGAAGGCTAGCGGGAAATCTCTCTGCATCTTTAGGCACTTTGGACCAGCTTAGAACCCTCAATCTCTCTCAAAATTTCCTCAAACACTCGCTTCCAATTTCGCTCTTCCATTTTCCGAATTTAGAGTTCTTAGACTTGAGCTCTAATGATTTTTCCGGCCCCATTCCTTTCGATATCGAATTGCCTTCAATCCAGTTCCTTGAAATTTCTCAAAACTTTTTGAATGGTACCCTTCCGGCTAGCATCTGTGACAAGTCTACTCAGCTTCGAGCACTGAAGTTGGCTGTGAATTACTTCTCTGGTAACCTCCCACCAGGTCTTGGCAATTGTACTTCCTTGGAGGACCTCTGTCTAGGCATGAATAATTTCAATGGCGGTGTGCCCGAAGGTCTATTTCGTCTGCGAAACCTATCCCGGTTGAACATTCAAGATAACAAGCTTTCCGGGGTGCTCAGCGAAGAATTCGGCAACCTCACCAATCTTGTTTATTTGGATATCTCAACTAATGAATTTTCAGGAACCATCCCAGATGTTTTCCACAGCCTTGGAAGATTACAGAATCTTGTACTTCATTCAAATCGGTTCGGTGGTCGGATACCCCCTTCCTTGTCGAGTTCCTCGACCATCTCTTTGCTTAATTTGAGAAACAATTCATTGCAGGGCACAATTGATCTTAATTGTTCAGCAATGACTAGTTTGACCTCTCTTGATCTCGGTTCCAATCAGTTTGATGGGCCTATTCCCTCCAATCTTCCCTCTTGTCGACATTTGAATAATGTCAATCTTGCCCGTAACAACTTCACGGGCGAAATACCAGAAAGCTTCAAGAGTTTCCATAGCCTCTCTTACCTCTCGCTGTCAAACTCCAGCCTTTCCAATATCTCTTCTGCCTTACAAATTTTACAGCAGTGCCAGAACCTGACTACTTTGGTTCTCACCTTGAACTTCCGCGGCGAAGAATTTCCTGCTGATCCGACCCTTCGTTTTGAAAAGTTGAAGGTTCTTATTATTGCAAACTGTAGGCTCACAGGTGTAATACCTCAGTGGTTGAGTACTAGCAGCAGATTGCAATTGTTGGATATATCGTGGAACCAATTGCAAGGAACAATTCCAGTCTGGTTTGGCAATTTTGGCAGTCTTTTCTACTTGGACCTGTCGAATAATTCGTTTACGGGGGAAATCCCTAGAAGCTTAACTGGACTACCTAGCCTCATTAGTGGGAGGATCTCCATTGAGGAACCTTCCCCTGATTTCCCTCTGTTCATGAAGAGGAATGTAAGTGCACGAGGGTTGCAGTACAATCAAGTGTGGAGCTTTCCACCAACGCTGGAACTTAGTAACAATAATCTTAGCGGACCAATCTGGCAAGAGTTTGGGAAACTGAAATTGCTTCATGTTTTGGATCTGAAGTGCAACAATCTCTCAGGACCAATACCGAGTAATTTATCTGGTATGGCCTGCTTAGAGACTCTGGATTTGTCTCATAACAAGCTTTCAGGTACAATCCCACCTTCGTTGGTTAAGCTTAGCTTCTTGTCCAAGTTTAGTGTTGCGGACAATCAGTTATACGGGGTGATCCCTACAGGAGGTCAGTTTGGGACCTTCCCAAATTCAAGCTTTGAAGGGAATAATCTTTGGGGCGACCATGCGCCCCGTTCATCAAAGGAGCATTATCCTCTTGGGAATCCCAGCAAATCAAGAAAAAATAGAGGTGTTATTGTTGGTATAGCTGTCGGAATTGTATTTGGAACAGCACTTGTTCTTGCTCTCGTGTTCACAATTTTGGTGCGGGCACATAGGCGGAGAGAGGTTGATCCTGAAAGAGAGGACCACGATACCAACGAGAAGGATTTGGAAGAATCCGGGTCAAAACTAGTGGTTCTGTTCCAAAACAAGGATGCCAATAAAGAGCTCTCTATTGATGACCTTCTACAATCTACCAACAATTTCGACCAAGCAAATATCATCGGTTGCGGGGGTTTTGGTCTGGTTTACAAGGCCAGCCTTCCTGATGGTAAGAAGGTTGCTATCAAGCGGCTTTCTGGTGACTGTGGCCAGATGGACAGAGAATTCCATGCTGAAGTTGAAACCTTGTCTAGAGCTCAGCATCCAAATCTTGTACATCTTCAGGGGTATTGTACGTATAAAAGTGACAGGCTTTTGATATATTCTTACATGGAGAATGGTAGTCTAGATTACTGGTTACATGAGAAAAGTGATGGTCCGACCTCTCTAGATTGGAATGTGAGGCTTCAGATTGCTCAAGGGGCGGCGAGAGGGCTTGCTTATTTGCACCAGTCATGCGAGCCCCACATCCTTCATCGGGATATAAAGTCAAGCAACATCCTTTTGGATGGGAATTTTAAAGCACACTTAGCGGATTTTGGTCTTGCAAGGCTGATAGATCCGTATGATACTCATGTAACAACTGATCTTGTTGGGACATTAGGCTACATCCCTCCTGAGTACGGCCAAGCCTCTGTTGCTACTTACAAGGGCGATGTGTACAGTTTCGGGGTTGTTCTTTTGGAGCTGCTCACCGGAAGGAGGCCGATGGATATGTGCAAGCCAAAAGGAAGTCGGGATTTGATCTCGTGGGCCTTTCAGATGAAGAGGGAAAAGAGGGAAAGCGAGGTGTTTGATCCTTTCATTTGTGACAAGCAGCACGATGAGGAGCTGTTGTGTGTTTTTGAGATTGCATGCCTCTGTTTAAGCGGATGCCCGAAGGTGAGGCCTTCAACGCAGCAGCTAGTTTCGTGGCTCGAGAACATCAACACCAAGAAAGTCTAG